In a genomic window of Mesotoga infera:
- a CDS encoding GrpB family protein: MRGKPVTVEEYSTAWPRLFNEEAERISASLSELRKTIEHIGSTAVPGLRAKPVIDIMIGVSSLEQADTCVPFIERTGYLYRPEHEDSMPERRYFERSGSEIDYHVHMVVFGSKFWRDHIFFRNYLRENPEAAQQYADLKKELAEKFRDNRGAYTSGKAEFIQGIMKRQKD; this comes from the coding sequence ATGAGAGGAAAGCCGGTAACAGTAGAAGAATACAGTACTGCTTGGCCTAGACTGTTCAATGAGGAAGCCGAGCGGATTTCTGCCTCACTAAGTGAGCTGCGAAAAACGATAGAACACATAGGAAGCACGGCCGTTCCGGGGCTTAGGGCAAAGCCGGTTATCGACATAATGATTGGCGTATCATCACTTGAGCAAGCCGACACCTGCGTGCCATTCATTGAAAGAACGGGCTATCTTTACAGACCCGAGCACGAGGATTCAATGCCGGAGAGAAGATACTTTGAAAGATCCGGCAGTGAGATTGACTACCACGTACATATGGTCGTTTTCGGGAGCAAGTTTTGGAGAGACCACATCTTCTTCAGGAACTATTTGCGCGAAAACCCAGAGGCCGCACAACAATACGCCGATCTCAAAAAAGAGCTTGCCGAGAAGTTCAGAGACAACAGAGGAGCTTACACAAGTGGTAAGGCTGAGTTCATTCAGGGGATTATGAAACGACAGAAAGACTGA